The following coding sequences lie in one Fibrobacter sp. UWB15 genomic window:
- the gltX gene encoding glutamate--tRNA ligase, whose translation MCENCNSNRPVRVRFAPSPTGYLHVGGARTAIYNYFFAKHMGGTFYLRIEDTDRKRYNETALHDLMRDLKWLGLQWDEGPGCEGDCGPYFQSERLDIYHREIKKLLDAGYAYYCFCSEERLQEVRAEQEKSHVPVTGYDRHCRNISREEAEARIAAGEKAVIRFKVPETGVTEFDDMIRGHISYQNELLDDLVLIKRDGYPTYHFASVVDDHLMGTTHVLRGDEWISSTPKHELLYKAFGWEPPVWCHLPVILDKNGGKLSKRKGAASVGDFRDLGYLPETLVNYLALLGWNPGDDREVMTIKEMVESFTLERINPKSASFDEKKLQWMNGQHIHLCDDAFLKGIMKEGLAAKGIDLSKEPEARLDEIVKQLKPRAHFVQDLADMAVYFFVAPTTYDEKGAKKHFGEGSKEVATLVRDMLASIEDFKTPVIEKGFYDLAERCGHKVGELVGAPRLAVSGVTAGPGLWEMFELIGKDEVLRRIDVAMPLMK comes from the coding sequence ATGTGCGAAAATTGCAATTCTAACCGTCCTGTCCGCGTCCGTTTTGCCCCGAGCCCCACGGGTTACCTGCATGTGGGCGGTGCGCGCACCGCTATTTACAACTACTTTTTTGCAAAACACATGGGTGGCACGTTCTACCTGCGTATCGAAGATACCGACCGCAAGCGTTACAACGAGACTGCGCTGCACGACTTGATGCGTGACCTCAAGTGGCTTGGCCTGCAGTGGGACGAAGGTCCGGGATGTGAAGGCGACTGCGGTCCGTATTTCCAGAGCGAGCGCCTGGACATTTACCACCGCGAAATCAAGAAGCTTCTGGATGCGGGCTATGCTTATTACTGTTTCTGCTCCGAAGAACGCTTGCAGGAAGTCCGTGCCGAACAGGAAAAGTCACACGTGCCGGTCACGGGCTACGACCGTCACTGCCGTAATATCAGCCGTGAAGAAGCCGAAGCCCGCATTGCTGCCGGCGAAAAAGCGGTGATCCGCTTCAAGGTGCCCGAAACTGGCGTCACCGAATTCGACGACATGATCCGCGGTCATATCAGCTACCAGAACGAACTTTTGGACGACCTCGTGCTCATCAAACGCGACGGTTATCCGACTTATCACTTTGCAAGCGTCGTGGACGACCACCTGATGGGTACGACCCACGTGCTCCGCGGCGATGAATGGATTAGCTCTACGCCCAAGCACGAACTCTTGTACAAGGCTTTCGGCTGGGAACCGCCCGTATGGTGCCACCTGCCGGTGATTCTCGACAAGAATGGCGGCAAGCTTTCTAAGCGCAAGGGTGCCGCCTCCGTGGGTGATTTCCGCGACCTCGGCTACCTGCCGGAGACTCTCGTGAACTATCTCGCGCTCCTCGGCTGGAATCCGGGCGACGACCGCGAAGTCATGACCATCAAGGAAATGGTGGAAAGCTTTACGCTCGAACGCATCAACCCGAAGTCCGCAAGCTTCGACGAAAAGAAGCTCCAGTGGATGAACGGCCAGCACATTCATCTGTGCGATGACGCATTCCTCAAGGGAATCATGAAGGAAGGCCTGGCCGCCAAGGGTATCGACCTCTCGAAGGAACCCGAAGCTCGCCTCGACGAAATTGTGAAACAGTTGAAGCCCCGCGCCCACTTTGTGCAGGACCTCGCTGACATGGCAGTGTACTTCTTTGTTGCCCCGACGACTTACGATGAGAAGGGCGCCAAGAAGCACTTTGGCGAAGGCTCCAAGGAAGTGGCGACGCTTGTGCGCGACATGCTCGCTTCCATCGAAGACTTCAAGACGCCTGTCATCGAGAAGGGTTTCTACGACCTCGCCGAACGCTGCGGCCACAAGGTGGGTGAACTCGTGGGCGCCCCGCGTCTCGCTGTCTCTGGCGTGACCGCCGGCCCCGGCCTCTGGGAAATGTTCGAACTCATCGGCAAGGACGAAGTGCTCCGCCGCATTGACGTGGCAATGCCCTTGATGAAATAA
- a CDS encoding BON domain-containing protein — translation MEHGIYAREAYSTFGGMDPHIPLLCCCDACGTVFVAFSNEFVFCDREYVNHDYTKIYGYNRITAGNWVYFKGTPKPGIVKSIFQTPEKLIIVVNYDGGPDQKIEKPRVAIENEESPEGYRLLPIQSAQTLLGDYIYHAIRNQFGVAVGLVNDGEKDKLVVLLKDKTLVFITLPPLAQNVSNEKLITVVQGKLAQVFPDQCSKVTVEVAQGIVYLNGLVDNLSIRRAMVRCVNALPKVRGCVDFTRVLVSPFVTDDQIEKSVYEQIESPGTHLFDCKLSVVEGKVQLEACCYENECPKDLENRLAEIPGVRDLILLVTEVYEPVNMALCKKIEADLAASTFLRGANIRVSCNKRRFLMEGSVQSILQKELAFATVLKNVKTTSIENRLRIV, via the coding sequence GTGGAACACGGCATCTATGCCCGCGAGGCGTATTCGACCTTTGGGGGTATGGATCCGCATATTCCGCTGTTATGCTGTTGCGATGCATGTGGCACCGTGTTTGTCGCGTTTTCGAACGAGTTCGTTTTTTGCGATCGTGAGTATGTGAATCACGACTACACCAAAATCTATGGTTACAACCGCATTACGGCGGGTAACTGGGTTTATTTCAAGGGAACGCCCAAGCCGGGAATTGTCAAGAGCATTTTCCAGACTCCTGAAAAGTTGATTATTGTTGTCAATTATGACGGAGGCCCTGATCAAAAGATTGAAAAGCCTAGAGTCGCTATTGAGAATGAAGAATCTCCCGAGGGATATCGCTTGTTGCCTATACAGAGCGCGCAGACACTGTTGGGCGATTATATTTATCATGCGATTCGCAATCAGTTTGGTGTGGCCGTAGGCCTGGTGAATGATGGCGAAAAAGATAAGTTGGTGGTACTGTTAAAGGACAAAACTTTAGTCTTTATCACCCTTCCGCCCTTGGCTCAAAACGTGTCTAACGAAAAGTTGATAACGGTGGTGCAGGGCAAACTGGCTCAGGTTTTTCCGGATCAGTGTTCCAAGGTGACCGTCGAGGTGGCGCAGGGCATTGTTTACTTGAATGGCCTTGTCGATAACCTATCAATTCGACGGGCGATGGTACGGTGCGTGAATGCGCTCCCTAAGGTGCGAGGCTGTGTCGACTTTACCCGCGTTCTGGTGTCGCCTTTTGTGACCGATGACCAGATCGAAAAGTCTGTGTACGAACAAATTGAATCGCCGGGAACGCACTTGTTCGATTGCAAACTCAGTGTGGTAGAAGGCAAAGTCCAGTTGGAAGCTTGCTGTTATGAGAATGAATGCCCGAAGGATTTGGAAAACCGTTTGGCAGAAATTCCTGGTGTTCGTGATTTGATTTTGCTGGTGACAGAGGTTTATGAACCTGTGAACATGGCGCTTTGCAAAAAGATTGAAGCGGATCTTGCTGCCAGCACTTTTTTGCGTGGTGCCAACATTAGGGTGTCTTGCAATAAACGCAGGTTTTTGATGGAAGGCTCTGTCCAGTCCATTCTACAGAAAGAGTTGGCGTTTGCAACTGTTTTGAAAAATGTCAAGACGACGTCGATTGAAAATAGATTAAGAATTGTATAG
- a CDS encoding YafY family protein: MATGYEKINAIKSKLKVKQTVNGLARLMNCGPRTIFRHLEVINEENCGLRKFKENGETYYIIQTEKEANFNQDVVKQLEKIKKNLSETSAADIKTNKLLDKLIKVMQTTNPEEFKPDAITTDPDYVLDYGPFSDDKLNSTHVNKVLKAIHEGFAIKIQYSHATDHSAVVDENKEVNPVKVIMRMDTLYLIAGEEDDKGNQVFKNYLFEQIKNVQETNHAVPKFVFDAATHYKYAFGKYTGKDKPEDITLEIRNRWLQTQFERSHFNPEISKRYDKNKNMIVDMKLRITPDFVSWLMGVATDVRILKPASLKESVKQKLKDALSELDR, encoded by the coding sequence ATGGCAACCGGTTACGAAAAAATCAATGCGATTAAGAGTAAGTTGAAAGTCAAGCAGACGGTGAATGGCTTGGCTCGCCTTATGAACTGCGGCCCCCGTACCATTTTCCGTCATTTGGAAGTGATCAACGAAGAAAACTGCGGTCTCCGTAAGTTTAAGGAAAACGGCGAAACCTATTATATTATCCAGACCGAAAAAGAAGCAAACTTCAATCAGGACGTGGTCAAGCAGCTTGAAAAGATCAAGAAAAACTTGTCCGAAACCTCTGCTGCGGATATCAAGACGAACAAGCTGCTGGACAAGCTGATTAAGGTCATGCAGACGACAAATCCGGAAGAATTCAAGCCCGATGCCATTACGACGGATCCGGACTATGTTCTGGATTATGGCCCGTTCAGCGACGATAAACTGAATTCGACGCATGTCAATAAGGTCCTCAAGGCCATTCACGAGGGCTTTGCCATCAAGATTCAATATAGTCACGCAACAGATCATTCTGCAGTCGTCGATGAAAATAAGGAAGTAAACCCAGTCAAGGTGATTATGCGAATGGATACGCTGTACCTAATTGCTGGCGAAGAAGACGACAAGGGAAATCAGGTCTTCAAGAATTACCTGTTCGAACAGATCAAGAACGTGCAGGAAACAAACCATGCTGTGCCGAAGTTTGTTTTTGATGCAGCGACGCATTACAAGTACGCCTTTGGCAAGTACACGGGAAAGGACAAACCTGAAGACATTACGTTGGAAATTCGAAACAGGTGGCTGCAGACGCAATTTGAACGTTCCCACTTTAACCCTGAAATTTCAAAACGTTACGACAAGAACAAGAATATGATTGTGGACATGAAACTCCGTATTACGCCGGACTTTGTTTCTTGGCTGATGGGGGTTGCTACGGATGTCCGCATCTTGAAACCGGCTTCGCTTAAGGAATCCGTCAAGCAGAAACTGAAAGACGCTTTGTCCGAATTGGACCGTTAA
- the queA gene encoding tRNA preQ1(34) S-adenosylmethionine ribosyltransferase-isomerase QueA yields the protein MESHNLSDYNFEFPKELIASRTAGKGKTRILHCPKDGGERHILKAPEIVNLFKSGDCLVVNNTKVIPARLYGHTMHGGEVETLLVQALIPAEDGSARYEAQVRPGKAFKVGRELDIAGVKTVVEDIKEDGARVLRFAVTPVELEAVMNREGHVPLPPYIDRPDDEDDKKAYQTIFAKYSGAVAAPTASLHFSEEMLEALKAKGVYVAEVTLHVGPGTFQNISVEDFTQHKMHGEHYELTAENADIINKAKREGGRIVTVGTTSTRVVETIADANGIVKAQSGVTHAFFYPGYRYKIVDGLLTNFHWPKSSLILLVSAFYGRENTLEAYKMAVENKMKLFSYGDGMLIL from the coding sequence ATGGAATCGCATAATCTTTCTGACTATAATTTTGAATTCCCCAAGGAACTGATTGCCAGCCGTACGGCGGGCAAGGGGAAAACCCGTATTTTGCATTGCCCGAAAGATGGCGGTGAACGCCATATTCTGAAGGCTCCTGAAATTGTCAATCTTTTTAAATCGGGCGATTGCCTGGTGGTAAACAACACCAAGGTGATTCCGGCCCGTTTGTACGGCCATACCATGCATGGCGGCGAAGTTGAAACGCTCCTGGTGCAGGCCTTGATTCCGGCCGAAGATGGCTCTGCCCGCTACGAGGCGCAGGTACGCCCGGGCAAGGCGTTCAAGGTTGGTCGCGAGCTCGATATTGCGGGTGTCAAGACTGTTGTCGAAGACATCAAGGAAGACGGCGCTCGCGTGCTGCGTTTTGCGGTGACGCCGGTGGAACTTGAAGCGGTGATGAACCGCGAAGGACACGTGCCTCTGCCGCCTTACATTGACCGCCCCGATGACGAAGACGACAAGAAGGCTTATCAGACGATTTTTGCGAAGTATTCCGGTGCGGTGGCAGCCCCGACGGCGAGCCTTCACTTTAGCGAAGAAATGCTCGAAGCCTTGAAGGCAAAGGGCGTTTATGTTGCCGAAGTCACGCTGCATGTGGGCCCGGGAACCTTCCAGAACATTTCGGTGGAAGACTTTACCCAGCACAAAATGCACGGCGAACATTACGAACTCACCGCCGAAAACGCCGACATCATCAACAAGGCGAAACGTGAAGGTGGCCGCATTGTAACGGTGGGTACCACAAGTACACGTGTTGTCGAGACGATCGCCGATGCGAACGGAATCGTGAAGGCGCAATCGGGCGTGACGCACGCATTCTTTTACCCCGGTTACCGCTACAAGATTGTGGACGGTCTCTTGACCAATTTCCACTGGCCGAAGAGCAGCCTCATTTTGCTGGTTTCCGCGTTCTATGGCCGCGAAAACACGCTCGAAGCCTACAAGATGGCTGTCGAGAACAAGATGAAGCTCTTCAGCTATGGCGATGGAATGCTGATTCTTTAG
- a CDS encoding phosphotransferase, with protein MIFDTITNKRWFMGKGQAIRQISEMDSAEIAGVQLQILKVEFENGTCDLYATMNDESKAGALLAEGFGSVAAIQAYKARNGFFKFQRFAELDRTSLATATPLGAEQSNSAFYVKGKSFFKMFRRLQAGIHPEQEILSQLNATHFDGVPQLLGFIEYQDYTASYAIGILENHIEGATNAWDLMVRTPSEKTQSGCQNFFADAALELGRTTAQMHKALKDLDGTPVQPEEVPFDKLMALLQANGKQDLVARVETIAKSATDIDSIAPVGRSRMTDTAKVLVPQRIHGDYHLGQLLYKDGKFIVLDFEGEPTRTLEYRRRLRSPAADIAGMLRSFAYASAVRQNNATEKCRDSVDFEHLSAEAFLQGYSRESGISVAQLKEEASPYVLGKAIYEACYELEYRPDWFWIPEAALKSGL; from the coding sequence ATGATTTTTGATACAATTACGAATAAGCGTTGGTTCATGGGCAAAGGGCAGGCCATCCGCCAAATCAGCGAAATGGACTCTGCCGAAATCGCGGGCGTACAGCTCCAGATTCTTAAAGTCGAATTCGAAAACGGCACATGCGACCTGTACGCCACCATGAACGACGAATCTAAAGCAGGGGCCCTACTCGCCGAAGGTTTCGGAAGCGTTGCCGCAATCCAGGCGTACAAGGCACGCAACGGGTTTTTCAAGTTCCAGCGGTTCGCAGAACTTGACCGCACGTCGCTCGCAACAGCAACCCCGCTAGGTGCCGAGCAGAGCAATTCCGCCTTCTATGTCAAGGGCAAGTCCTTTTTCAAGATGTTCCGCCGTCTACAGGCAGGCATTCACCCCGAACAAGAAATCCTCTCGCAACTGAACGCGACCCATTTTGACGGTGTTCCGCAACTTCTAGGATTCATCGAATATCAAGATTACACCGCAAGTTACGCTATCGGCATTCTCGAAAATCATATCGAAGGCGCTACAAATGCTTGGGATTTAATGGTCCGCACACCGAGCGAGAAAACGCAATCCGGCTGCCAGAACTTTTTTGCAGACGCGGCACTTGAACTCGGGCGCACGACCGCCCAAATGCACAAGGCACTCAAAGATTTAGACGGCACGCCTGTACAGCCCGAAGAAGTCCCCTTCGACAAATTGATGGCTTTACTGCAGGCAAACGGGAAACAGGATTTGGTGGCGCGAGTGGAAACGATTGCGAAAAGCGCAACCGATATAGATTCTATCGCTCCCGTTGGTCGTTCCAGAATGACCGATACCGCCAAGGTACTAGTACCGCAGCGCATTCACGGGGATTATCACTTAGGGCAGTTGCTTTATAAAGACGGCAAGTTTATCGTGCTGGACTTCGAGGGCGAACCTACCCGCACTCTGGAATACAGGCGTAGGCTCCGCTCCCCTGCCGCCGACATAGCCGGCATGCTCCGCAGTTTCGCCTATGCAAGCGCCGTTCGGCAAAACAACGCAACCGAAAAATGCCGCGACTCCGTAGACTTTGAGCATCTCTCCGCCGAAGCCTTCTTGCAAGGCTACAGCCGCGAATCCGGCATTTCCGTTGCACAATTAAAAGAAGAGGCCTCGCCCTATGTACTGGGCAAGGCCATCTACGAAGCTTGTTACGAACTGGAATACAGGCCAGACTGGTTCTGGATTCCAGAAGCCGCCTTAAAAAGCGGACTCTAA
- a CDS encoding nitrilase-related carbon-nitrogen hydrolase, whose amino-acid sequence MEVAPNDKAKNFAKVLELTAQIHKNQDDPVHGVIILPEMFATGYLPLHPESAAEDFSTKDSGETAKFLYQLAGNTGCTVMGAGVAKNSEPGMQLLNHSSVYLPGNPNEYACYDKRQPFFMEQGKFCAGTKVNLFKISSWNTAATICFDLRFPELYRDAVKAGARLITVQAAWPAARIAHWKTLLQARAIEDQVYIAAVNCTGNALNGGNSMIVNPKGDIIAAANQEEGVVFARIESAPQEEYRTKFPVLKGIL is encoded by the coding sequence ATGGAAGTCGCCCCCAATGACAAGGCCAAAAACTTTGCCAAGGTTCTCGAACTAACCGCCCAGATTCATAAAAACCAGGACGATCCAGTTCACGGCGTAATCATTCTACCGGAGATGTTTGCCACGGGGTATCTGCCCCTGCACCCCGAATCCGCCGCCGAAGATTTTTCCACCAAGGACTCCGGCGAAACGGCGAAGTTTTTATACCAGCTCGCAGGCAACACCGGCTGCACCGTCATGGGAGCAGGTGTTGCCAAGAATAGCGAACCCGGCATGCAACTATTGAACCACAGCAGCGTCTATTTGCCAGGCAATCCCAATGAATACGCCTGCTACGACAAACGTCAGCCCTTCTTTATGGAACAAGGAAAATTCTGCGCCGGCACAAAAGTTAATTTGTTCAAAATTTCAAGTTGGAACACAGCAGCCACCATTTGCTTTGACCTGCGATTCCCGGAACTTTACCGCGACGCCGTAAAAGCGGGAGCAAGACTCATTACCGTTCAAGCCGCCTGGCCCGCTGCAAGAATTGCTCATTGGAAAACCCTGTTGCAGGCTCGAGCCATCGAAGACCAAGTTTATATTGCCGCCGTCAACTGCACCGGCAACGCCTTAAATGGCGGTAACTCTATGATAGTCAACCCCAAAGGAGACATCATAGCTGCAGCAAATCAAGAAGAAGGCGTCGTTTTTGCTAGAATAGAATCCGCCCCGCAAGAAGAATATCGCACAAAATTCCCCGTTTTGAAGGGAATTTTGTAA
- a CDS encoding M15 family metallopeptidase, with translation MKKFLVTLLFFWGSFCFAHETDSLFVPPRPGKPLRYCSSVKKWIEFATNDSNMVEITRLKGVRMDLRYATFENVTGHDLYCGVQRAFVHKDAAAKLRKAVKIMEREMPGSELVIFDASRPLYAQEALRKTVRGTPYSAYVSSPATGGLHNFGLALDLSITDADGNLLDMGTDFDSFERCAGEVGEAEALKSGRLTQEQVDNRNKLRKIMKGAGWVPLGSEWWHFNAYPSKYVRENYPKFPL, from the coding sequence ATGAAAAAATTTCTAGTAACTTTGTTGTTCTTTTGGGGGTCGTTTTGCTTTGCGCATGAGACGGATTCCCTGTTTGTGCCGCCTAGGCCCGGAAAGCCCTTGCGCTATTGTTCTTCGGTAAAGAAGTGGATTGAATTTGCCACGAACGATTCCAACATGGTAGAAATCACTCGCCTGAAGGGTGTGCGTATGGACTTGCGCTACGCCACCTTCGAGAACGTGACGGGGCATGATTTGTACTGTGGCGTGCAGCGAGCCTTTGTGCATAAAGATGCCGCGGCAAAACTCCGCAAGGCTGTGAAAATTATGGAACGTGAAATGCCGGGTTCCGAGCTTGTGATTTTTGATGCGTCGCGGCCGCTGTATGCGCAGGAGGCTTTGCGAAAGACTGTGCGCGGAACGCCTTATTCGGCATATGTGTCTTCGCCGGCCACGGGCGGGCTCCATAACTTTGGCTTGGCGCTGGATTTGAGCATTACCGATGCCGATGGCAACTTGCTTGACATGGGCACGGACTTTGATTCTTTTGAACGCTGCGCGGGCGAAGTCGGCGAAGCGGAAGCTTTAAAGAGCGGCAGGCTTACGCAGGAACAAGTGGATAACCGCAACAAGCTCCGCAAGATTATGAAGGGGGCGGGCTGGGTGCCGCTCGGCAGCGAGTGGTGGCATTTTAATGCTTACCCCAGCAAATATGTACGCGAAAACTACCCGAAGTTCCCACTATAA
- the priA gene encoding primosomal protein N', with protein MTKRIPKLSAPEEIHQKLKSELLTDFCEVYIPMAPDVYTYGVPAGVSLCRGDVVWVQFATRKKPTLAVVARVHQDRPKFDVRPAYPHQSGYRFSERYMESLEWTARYYISTPMKALFVFWPADFEKYLDALAADSRQSEVDSRQSTPVAPALTPEQTNAFNTLCEELDKDGFRGVLLHGVTGSGKTRVYQELAREALKRQKKVLILVPEIGLTPQTRKRFEDFLQVPIVVLHSALSAPKKREGYVSILKGDAQVVLGTRSAILAPFDFDLVILDEEHDSSFKQQDPAPRYHTREMAFHLAYKYGALVVLGSATPSLETFNNAKANNLKTVTLKERATQAPLPKVQIVDMGKMRQQKGILLSPALREALTDCIERGDQAIILMNRRGFSKMRVCTECGETLYCKHCHIPLVYHKQYRSLMCHYCAALYPVNTPCSACGAETYEFVGGAIEMLEDEIKEWIPNAKVIRMDRDTTQNVGASEKILDAFRNREYNVLIGTQMVAKGHDFPGVQLVGVVGADSGLGIPDFRSTERLFQLLSQTAGRAGRAGGEGLVLIQTLKPSEPVMQFAVNHDFIGFANKEMEDRRAAFYPPFCKLVEISCGSRDEDLLRHTMERLESLLRADKKLMVLGPVDAFVPVVQNVHWAKFYIKTQDLAPMRKILHPIINGAKPWVQNVEIKVEIE; from the coding sequence GTGACAAAACGAATCCCAAAACTTAGCGCCCCCGAAGAGATTCATCAGAAGCTCAAATCCGAATTGTTAACGGATTTTTGCGAAGTGTACATTCCCATGGCGCCCGACGTATACACCTACGGAGTGCCCGCCGGAGTAAGCCTTTGCCGCGGAGACGTTGTATGGGTTCAGTTTGCCACCCGTAAAAAGCCGACCCTCGCCGTGGTCGCACGCGTCCACCAGGACCGCCCCAAGTTTGATGTGCGCCCCGCTTACCCGCACCAGTCCGGCTACCGCTTTAGCGAACGTTATATGGAATCGCTCGAATGGACGGCGCGGTATTACATTAGTACCCCCATGAAGGCGCTATTCGTCTTCTGGCCCGCCGATTTCGAGAAGTACCTGGACGCACTCGCCGCAGACAGTAGACAGTCGGAAGTAGACAGTAGACAGTCTACCCCAGTAGCGCCGGCGTTGACTCCCGAACAAACTAACGCATTCAATACGCTCTGCGAAGAATTGGACAAAGACGGATTTCGAGGCGTATTGCTTCACGGCGTTACAGGTTCGGGAAAGACCCGCGTTTACCAGGAGCTCGCCCGCGAAGCCTTGAAGCGCCAGAAGAAAGTTTTAATCCTCGTGCCCGAAATCGGGCTCACGCCGCAAACGCGCAAGCGCTTCGAAGATTTCCTGCAAGTCCCGATTGTGGTTTTGCATTCCGCACTTTCGGCGCCCAAGAAACGCGAAGGCTACGTCTCGATTTTGAAGGGCGACGCACAGGTGGTTCTCGGCACCCGCAGCGCAATTCTTGCGCCGTTCGATTTCGACCTCGTGATTCTCGACGAAGAACACGATTCCTCTTTCAAGCAGCAGGACCCGGCGCCGCGTTACCATACCCGCGAAATGGCATTCCACTTGGCGTACAAGTACGGCGCCCTCGTGGTGCTAGGTAGTGCCACGCCGAGTCTTGAAACATTCAACAACGCGAAAGCGAACAACTTAAAGACGGTTACGCTCAAGGAACGCGCCACACAGGCGCCGCTTCCGAAGGTACAAATTGTCGACATGGGCAAGATGCGCCAGCAAAAGGGCATTCTCTTGTCGCCCGCGCTCCGCGAAGCATTGACCGATTGCATCGAACGTGGCGATCAGGCGATTATCCTCATGAACCGCCGCGGATTTTCGAAGATGCGCGTGTGTACCGAATGTGGCGAAACGCTTTACTGCAAACACTGTCATATTCCACTAGTGTACCATAAGCAATACCGCTCGCTCATGTGCCACTACTGCGCCGCCCTTTACCCGGTGAACACACCGTGTAGCGCCTGCGGCGCCGAAACTTACGAGTTTGTGGGCGGCGCGATCGAGATGCTCGAAGACGAAATCAAGGAATGGATTCCGAATGCGAAAGTGATTCGCATGGACCGCGACACCACGCAGAATGTAGGCGCGAGCGAAAAAATTCTCGATGCGTTCCGCAATCGCGAATACAATGTTCTGATTGGAACGCAGATGGTCGCCAAGGGCCACGACTTCCCGGGTGTGCAATTAGTCGGGGTCGTTGGCGCCGATAGCGGGCTTGGCATTCCCGATTTCCGCTCTACCGAAAGACTTTTCCAACTGCTGAGCCAGACTGCAGGGCGCGCGGGTCGCGCCGGCGGCGAAGGCCTGGTACTTATCCAGACACTCAAGCCGTCTGAACCCGTGATGCAGTTCGCCGTGAACCACGACTTCATCGGATTTGCCAACAAGGAAATGGAAGACCGACGCGCCGCCTTCTACCCGCCCTTCTGCAAACTCGTCGAAATCAGCTGCGGCAGCCGCGACGAAGATCTTTTGCGCCACACCATGGAGCGCCTGGAATCACTTCTGCGCGCCGACAAGAAACTCATGGTGCTCGGCCCTGTGGACGCCTTCGTGCCCGTCGTGCAAAACGTACATTGGGCAAAGTTCTACATCAAGACTCAAGACCTCGCCCCCATGCGCAAAATTCTGCACCCCATCATCAACGGCGCCAAGCCCTGGGTGCAAAACGTAGAGATTAAAGTCGAGATTGAATAA